The following coding sequences lie in one Stigmatopora nigra isolate UIUO_SnigA chromosome 4, RoL_Snig_1.1, whole genome shotgun sequence genomic window:
- the gda gene encoding guanine deaminase, which produces MADAHRSTLRKRVFRGTLIHATPEEAVRVQEDALLGVGPDGKIIFIGEGKDLNRLALEFAFSPTAITQLDKHEFFMPGMVDTHIHAPQYSYAGTALDMPLLDWLNKYTFPVESRFKDLSFAQDVYTRVVRRTLRNGTTTACYFATIHTDSSLLLGHIADNLGQRALVGKVCMDRNNSVKYYKETVQESMEETRRFITKLLEKKYALVKPVVTPRFVLSCSGALLGQLGQLAKNNNLHIQSHISENTEEVKIVKELFPDSASYTDVYHKHNLLTNKTVMAHGCHLSDEELTLFRDTGASLSHCPNSNLSLCSGFLNVRKVLNHKVKLGLGTDVAGGYSASMLDAVRRALDTSKILTIQDPEHETLTFEEAFRLATLGGSQALSLDDQIGNFEVGKDFDSLRVNVAVPGGPIDLIQHEQPKVLLEKFLNLGDDRNIVEVYVAGREVISSKE; this is translated from the exons ATGGCTGACGCGCACAGAAGCACCCTGAGGAAACGCGTCTTTAGGGGGACTTTGATTCATGCCACCCCGGAAGAAGCCGTTCGAGTCCAGGAAGATGCGCTGCTCGGAGTCGGACCCGACGGAAAG ATCATCTTCATTGGAGAAGGCAAAGACCTTAATCGACTCGCTCTTGAGTTTGCATTCAGTCCAACAGCAATAACGCAACTGGACAAACA TGAATTCTTCATGCCAGGAATGGTGGACACCCATATTCATGCCCCGCAGTACAGCTATGCTGGTACGGCCCTGGATATGCCACTTCTTGATTGGCTCAACAAATACACCTTTCCAGTGGAATCCCGCTTTAAAGACCTCTCTTTTGCTCAGGACGTCTACACTCGAGTCGTG AGGAGAACTCTGAGAAATGGAACAACCACCGCTTGTTATTTTGCCACAATACATACAGACTCATCTCTCCTGCTCGGCCACATTGCAG ACAATTTGGGACAGCGAGCCTTGGTTGGTAAAGTGTGTATGGACAGGAACAATTCGGTAAAATATTACAAAGAGACCGTTCAAGAGTCCATGGAGGAAACACGCCG GTTCATTACTAAGCTTCTGGAGAAAAAG TATGCTCTGGTGAAGCCCGTGGTGACACCTCGCTTTGTCCTGTCATGCTCTGGAGCCTTGTTGGGACAACTGGGACAACTCGCCAAGAATAACAACCTGCATATTCAG AGTCATATCAGTGAAAATACTGAGGAAGTAAAGATAGTAAAGGAGCTGTTCCCTGATTCTGCTTCCTACACTGATGTCTACCACAAACACAATCTGCTTACCAATAAG ACAGTGATGGCGCACGGTTGCCATCTGAGTGATGAAGAGTTGACCTTGTTCCGAGATACTGGAGCTTCTTTGTCACACTGTCCTAACTCCAACCTGTC GTTGTGCAGTGGGTTCCTCAATGTCCGTAAAGTGCTGAACCACAAAGTGAAGCTGGGCCTCGGAACAG ACGTGGCAGGGGGCTATTCAGCCTCAATGTTGGATGCCGTGAGGAGAGCCTTGGACACATCCAAAATTTTGACTATACAGGACCCTGAACACGAGACGCTCACCTTCGAGGAAGCATTCAGGCTGGCCACGCTGGGGGGCAGCCAAG CTTTGTCCTTAGATGACCAAATAGGAAATTTTGAGGTGGGCAAAGACTTTGATTCACTGAGGGTGAATGTTGCAGTTCCCGGCGGACCCATTGATCTAATCCAACATGAACAACCAAAG GTTTTACTGGAAAAGTTCTTGAATTTGG GCGATGATCGGAACATAGTGGAGGTTTATGTCGCTGGAAGGGAGGTGATTTCATCCAAAGAGTAG
- the c4h9orf85 gene encoding uncharacterized protein C9orf85 homolog encodes MSSQRGNASRSRAQKHQNATAYKNNKFGTSIQTQKANSKTHDGLCHRCKDVLEWKVKYNKYKSLTQPRKCVKCSEKTIKDAYHVICKACSLQLEICCKCGKKEDIVIPVNSHLDQEEEEEEDKDTKKKSKSCKKRELENLESDDDFFIMEDEEDFSDLEDKGEDSKSVPKKTQSKCDLLPDVSRMKLTN; translated from the exons ATGAGCTCACAGAGGGGTAACGCGTCTCGTTCGCGAGCCCAAAAGCATCAAAACGCCACCgcgtacaaaaacaacaaatttggAACGAGTATACAAACACAG AAGGCGAACTCCAAGACCCACGATGGACTCTGTCACCGATGCAAGGATGTTCTCGAGTGGAAAGTCAAGTACAACAAATATAAAAGTCTAACACAGCCACGAAAATG tgTCAAATGTTCTGAGAAGACTATAAAAGATGCTTATCATGTCATTTGTAAGGCCTGCTCTCTTCAGCTTGAGATATGCTGCAAATGTGGGAAGAAAGAGGACATTGTCATTCC AGTTAACTCACATCtggaccaagaagaagaagaagaagaggataaagacaccaaaaagaaaagcaaaagctGCAAAAAGAGAGAGCTAGAAAACTTGGAAAGCGATGACGACTTTTTTATTATGGAAGACGAAGAGGACTTCAGTGACCTTGAGGACAAAGGGGAAGACAGTAAATCGGTGCCTAAGAAGACACAAAGCAAGTGTGATCTACTTCCTGATGTGTCCAGAATGAAACTGACAAattaa
- the abhd17b gene encoding alpha/beta hydrolase domain-containing protein 17B — MNHLSFSELCCLFCCPPCPSKITAKLAFLPPEPTYTLMCDESGSRWTLHLSDRADWQYSSREKEAIECFMTRTSRGNRIACMFVRCSPSARYTLLFSHGNAVDLGQMSSFYIGLGSRINCNVFSYDYSGYGASSGKPSEKNLYADVDAAWQALRSRYGIRPESVIVYGQSIGTVPSVDLASRYESAAVILHSPLTSGMRVAFPDTKKTYCFDAFPNIDKISKVTSPVLVIHGTDDEVIDFSHGLALYERCQRPVEPLWVEGAGHNDVELYGQYLERLKQFVAHELVNL, encoded by the exons ATGAATCACTTATCCTTCAGTGAGCTTTGTTGCCTCTTCTGCTGCCCACCTTGCCCCAGCAAAATCACAGCCAAACTGGCTTTCCTGCCCCCGGAGCCCACCTACACTTTGATGTGCGATGAGAGTGGCAGCCGCTGGACGCTCCACTTGTCCGATCGTGCTGACTGGCAGTACTCGTCTCGTGAGAAGGAAGCTATCGAGTGTTTTATGACGCGCACCTCTAGGGGAAACCGCATCGCCTGCATGTTTGTCCGCTGCTCGCCCAGCGCCCGATACACGCTCTTGTTCTCCCACGGGAATGCGGTGGACCTGGGCCAGATGAGCAGCTTCTACATTGGTCTGGGTTCCCGGATCAACTGCAACGTCTTTTCCTACGACTACTCTGGCTATGGTGCCAGTTCTGGGAAACCCTCCGAGAAGAATTTGTACGCTGATGTCGACGCTGCCTGGCAAGCGCTCCGCTCACG GTATGGCATCCGTCCAGAAAGCGTGATTGTGTACGGCCAGAGTATTGGTACGGTGCCTTCTGTGGACTTGGCCTCTCGCTACGAGAGTGCTGCAGTCATCCTGCACTCCCCCCTCACCTCCGGCATGAGGGTGGCCTTCCCTGACACCAAGAAGACTTACTGTTTTGACGCCTTTCCCAA CATTGACAAGATTTCAAAAGTGACTTCGCCAGTCCTGGTGATCCACGGCACGGATGACGAGGTCATTGACTTCTCCCACGGACTGGCGCTGTATGAGCGATGCCAGCGCCCCGTGGAGCCACTCTGGGTGGAAGGAGCCGGACACAATGACGTGGAACTCTACGGACAGTACCTGGAGAGACTGAAGCAGTTCGTTGCGCATGAGCTGGTGAACTTGTAG